Genomic DNA from Chloroflexota bacterium:
TGATGGGAAAGAGGCACCTGAATAATGTTTGCTTCTTTTACCTACCTCCCCGGCCACAGCTTCATCCACCGGCTTGATCCTCGGACCAAGTTGCTTGCCTTCATTTTGATTATGCTTGGCACAATCGTCGTGGACGATGTGCGCGTTCTGGCGGCGTTGCTCGCAATCTCATTACTCTATTATGCCTTTGCCAACCTGTCTCTGCGCTCGACCTGGAAAGCGTGGGCGGTCGTGCTCTTCTTCTCGGTGGTGCTGATCGGTTTATTTAGCACGACATTGTTTGGAAGACCACCCTCGTATGTCACCACCTCTCATCCGTGGTTCTCTTTTCCGGCCGTCAGTCTGCCCTTTGTCGGCACGGTTCAACGGACCATTACCTGGGAATTGGTCTTCTTTGGCATTGCGCGCGTTTTGCGCCCGCTCATCATCATGGCGACGATCCTGCCCTTCACCTTCACCACCAGTCCCTATCTTTACGGCGTTGCCTTCCGCAAACTCGGCCTGTCAGACGGCGTCTCGTTCGCTCTCGACCTTTCCCTGCGTTACGTCCCGACCATCGCTCGCGACTTCTTCATCACTGTAGATGCTCAACGCGCCCGGGGCTACGAGTTGGAAGTGAAAGGCGGCGGGGTGTTCAATATGATCCGCCGGGCCGCGCCCCTCATCGTGCCAGTGACGATCAACGCCATCGCCGGCGGCGAAGACGTGGTGGAAGCCATGGAACTGCGCGCCTTCGGCGTAGGCCAGCGCACCTGGGCCGACGCCGGTTCGCTTCGCTACACCCGCGCCGATTATTTCATCCTCGGCGCGGGTCTCGTCATCCTCATTACCTTGATCCTTCTCACCCGCTTCACGTCCTACGGCCCCTACTGGTTCCCCGTAAACTGGTTCGAGTAAAGCCCGACTCTTCAAGCAGTTTCTTCACAAAGGCGGCCCGACAGGCCGCCCTTTGTGTTATAGTTTTAATCACGATGGATCACTACGCCATTCTGGACGTTCCTCACAACGCCTCGCCGGAGCAGATCAAAGCCAGCTACCGCATCCTGGTCCAGCTCTTTCACCCGGATCGTCTTCAACACGTCAGCCCGGCGGTGCGCCAGTACGCCGAAGAGCGCCTCAAGAAGATCAACACCGCCTACTCGGTGTTGAGCAACGCCGAAAAAAGGGCCAAGTACGACGCCGAGAACGGCGCTTCCCCGGCCTCCGCCGGACGGCAGGGCAAGTCGGCCAGGACGGCCCAACGCGAGCGCGGGCCGGAACCGGCTTACAGTTACTACACCCGCCCCAACGACGATGTCGAAGACTGGCTGAGACAGGAGAGCGAGTGGCGCGAATTTCAAGAGGCCGAGGCCCGCCAACACCGGGCCAAACGCGAAGAAGAACAAAAGCGTAAAGAGGCCGAAGAGCGGGCCAAACGCGCCGCCGCCGCCAACTTCCCCAGAGTGCGGCCACAAGAAAATAGCCTGGTGTTGCAGTTCGCGCCGGGGTTATGGACAACGCTGGTGCGCGTGCCGGCGGGCGAGTTCATCATGGGCAGTGACCCGGCTCACGACACTTCGGCCCGCGAAGACGAACTGCCGCAACACGCCGTTTATCTGGCCGAGTATTACATCGGCAAGTATCCGATCACCAACGCCCAGTATCAGGTCTTCATGGAAGCCACGCATCCGCGAAAGCTGGGCGAAACGCATCGCTGGCAAAGCCCACCGGGCAAAGAGAATCATCCGGTAGTGAGCGTCACCTGGGATGAAGCGGCGGCCTTTTGTATGTGGCTGAGCCAGGAGACGGGCTACATCTTTCGGCTGCCGACCGAGGCCGAATGGGAGAAAGCCGCCCGCGGCACGGATGGCCGCACCTTTCCCTGGGGCGAAGGCTGGGACTTCAACCGGGCCAACGCCCTCGAAATGCGGCCCAGCGCCACCCCGGTCGGCCAGTTCTCGCCCGACGGCGACAGCCCCTACGGCGCCGCCGACATGAGCGGCAACGTGTGGGAGTGGTGCGCCGACCGCTACAACGGGAAAGAATACCAATCCCGCAAACGGCGCGTCGTCAAAAACCCGCACGGGCCGGAGGACGGCGAGGGTTGTGTGGTTCGCGGCGGCGCGTTCGACACCAGCGCCCGCCACATCCGGTGCGCCCACCGCAACTGGCATTACCCATTCAAACGCCACCACGATGTCGGTTTCAGAATTGTGGCCTAGCCGCGCTGTGCTATACTCGTCGCAACTTACGAGACCTTAAGGGTCTCAACCCCTTCACTTCATTACGGGATGCTTCGCAAGACCCTTAGGGTCTGGAACAATGACCGACGACACTTCGCAACCCAACCCAGCCGAGAACACCGGCGGCTCAACCAACATCAATAACACCACCCAGGGCGGCATCGGGTTGGGTGAAGGAAGCCAGGTGACGATTGGCAGCGGCGACCTGACCGGGCGGGACAAGATCAGCGCCGGACGGGACGTGGTGCAGGTGGGCGCCGGGGCTACCGTCATCATCGGGGCGGCCCCCTCTGCCCCCGAAGAGGAAGCGCCCGCCCCCGGCAACCCGCCCTTCAAGGGCCTGCAATACTTCGACGAGAATGACGCCGAGTGGTTCTTTGGCCGCGAACATCTGGTAGCCAAGCTGGTGGGCCGGTTGCGAGACAACCGTTTTCTGGCCATCGTCATCGGCGCTTCGGGCAGCGGCAAATCGTCCATCGTCCGCGCCGGCGTCATCCCGGCCCTCAAACGCGGCGAGACGCTGGCCGACGGCACACCGCCGCCGGAGAACAGTGGCCGCTGGCCCATTCACATCATCACCCCCACCATCCATCCACTGGAGTCGCTGGCCGCCAGTCTCACCCGGGATTCCGAATCCGTCACCGCCACCACTACCCTCATTGACGATCTGACTCGCGACCCGCGCAGTCTGCACCTGGCGGTGCGCAAGGCCCTGAGCCGCAACCCGGCTAGCCGCCTGCTGGTCGTCGTCGATCAATTTGAAGAACTGTTCACTCTGTGCAAAGATGAGCCTGAACGCAAAGCCTTCATTGACAACCTGATCACCGCCACCGACCCCAAGGCCGACGGGCCGACGAGCGTCATCATCACCATGCGCGCCGACTTTTACGCCAACTGCGCCGCCTACGCCAACCTGCGCGACGCGCTGGCGCATCAACAGGAATACATCGGCCCGATGAGTCCGGCGGAACTGCGGCGGGCGATTGAAGAACCGGCCAAACACGGGGACTGGGAGTTTGAAGAGGGGCTGGTTGATCATCTCTTGCACGAGGTGGGCATCAACGACGACGACGATCAGCCCGAACCGGGCGCACTGCCTCTGCTCTCGCACGCCCTGCTCGAAACATGGAAGCGGCGGCGCGGGCGCAAGATGACGTTCCGGAGCTATGACGAGTCCGGCGGGGTACGGGGGGCGATTGCCAAAACCGCCGACGCCGTTTATAAGAGCCTCGACGCCAACCAACAGACGATTGCCCAACGCATCTTCCTTCGTCTCACCGAATTGGGCGAGGGCCAGCAGGACACCCGCCGCCGCGCCGACCTCGCCGAACTGATCCCCAGCCCTGAAGAGGCCGACACGGCGCAATTAGTGCTTAAGAAGCTGGTGGACGCCCGCCTGGTGACGACTACCGAACACACCGTCGAGGTGGCCCACGAGGCCCTCATCCGCGAGTGGCCCACCTTGCGCGAGTGGCTGGCCGAGAGCCGTGAGCGCCTGCGCGTCCAGCGCCAGATTACCAAAGAAGCGCGCGAGTGGGAACAACAAGGCCGCGACACGGTTGATCTGCTTCAGGGCTTGAGGCTGATTCAGGCCATTGAGTTTGCCGAGGAGAATCCCGGCGAGCTGAGTCAACTGGAGCGCGCCTTTTTGGAGGCTTCGCGCCAGGAGGCCCAGCACCAGCAGGCCCAACGCGAGGCTGAGCGTCAGCGCGAACTGGATCGGATCAAGGAACTGGCCGAAACGCGCCAGCACCAACTGGAGACCGCCACCAAACTGGCCGAGACGGAAAAGAAAAACGCCGAAGAGCAAACGCGCTCCGCTGCCAGACTGCGCCGCTTCGCCGCTTACCTGGCTGGCGCTTTTGGCGTGGCTTTGCTCATGGTGTTCATCGCCGCGTATTTTGGCAACCAGGCCCGCCTGACCTCGGATGCCAATGCCAGCCTGGCCGATCAAAAAGCCGCCCTGGCCAGCACTGCCGAAGCCGACCGCGCTTCGGCGCAGACACAGGAAGCGGTGGCTCAGGTCGCCAGCAACCTGGCCGCGTCGGAGCAAAAAATCGCCGAGGTCGAGCGCGACCGCGCCGACAAGCAGGCCCAAGTCGCGCTTTTGAATCAACTGGCGGGCGAAGGCAATGGCCGCCTCTCCACCCAGTTCGATCTGGCTTTGCTCCTGAGCATTCAAGGCAATAACATCGCCAGCACGGTTGACCTCAAAGGCAGTCTGCTCAACGGCCTTGAATACACCCCGCCCCTCAAGAAATTCCTGCGCGGCCACACCGCGCCGGTCAAAAGCGTCGTCTTCAGCCCCGACGGCAAATTGCTCGTCTCTGCCGGAGATGAAAACGATATTTACCTTTGGGATGTGGCGGCGCAGAAACAGTCTGGCTCTCCCCTCAGCGGCCACCAGAATCATATTGCCAGCCTCGCCGTGAGCGCCGACGGCGCGCGAAGCGTGCTGGCTTCGGGCGACGCTGGAGGCCGAATCTTCTTGTGGGACATGACAGCGACCCCGCCGCAAAAGCTCGCCGAGTTTGGTGTCGGAGATAAAACAGTTTGGGCGCTGGCTTTCAGCCCGGATGGCAAAACCCTGGCCTCCACTAGTGGCAACAATATTCTTCTCTGGGATGTTTCAAACTTACCGGAAGGTGTGAAGCAAATCGGCCAGCCCCTCACCGGCCACAGCGCCGAAGTGCTTACCCTGGCTTTCAATCCAAATGGCGATACGCTGGCCTCTGCCGCCGGAATTTTTGATAACAGCATCATTCTTTGGAACGTCGCCACCCAAAAACCGATTGGCGAGCCGCTCAAGGGCCATGCTTACGGCGTTCACAGCGTGGCCTTCAGCCCCGATGGAAAGACGCTGGCCTCCGGCAGTGAAGACACGCGGGTGATTTTGTGGGACGTGGTCACACAGAAGCAAATGGCATCGCTTGAAAGACACCGGGCCACCGTTTATAAAGTCGCCTTCAGCCCGGACGGCAAGACGCTGGCTTCCGGGAGCGCCGACAGCACAATTGTGTTTTGGGATGTCAGCCGGAGCGATCGGCTGGGAGCGCATTTGAACACCTTCACCGGGCATAGCAGCACGGTTTACGATCTGGCCTTTGACTCCACCAGCAGTCTGTTTGCCTCCGCCTCAGCCGATACGACCGTGATCTTGTGGGACACTTCAATTCGCTCATCGCTAGGCAAGACTCTCGACGGTCACAAGTCCATCGTGCGCTACGTCGCCTACAGCCCGGACGGAAAACTGATCGCCTCGGCCAGCAACGATCCCAGCGTGATTTTGTGGAACGGCGAAACGGGTGAACCCATCGGCCAGCCGCTGGCGGGACACCCTCTCACCTTCAGCCGCAACAATGCCGAGATCACCAACAATATCAACGCCGTCGCCTTCAGCCCAGACAGCAAGACCCTGGCCGACGGTGGCCGTGACGGCAAGATTGTTCTGTGGAACGTGGCCGACCCGGCCAGCCCACTACAAATCGGCGGCCCCATTGACGCCCACACCGACCGGGTGTGGAGCGTGGCCTTCAGCCCCGACGGCCAAACCCTGGCCTCCGGCAGTGAAGACAAGACCATCAAGTTGTGGGACTTATCGGACCTGCCAAATGTCAAACTGATCACGACGCTCGACATTGCCGCTGGCGGCCACACCGACACGGTTCGCACCGTTGTCTTTCGGCCCGACGGGAAAATGCTGGCCTCCAGTGGCAAGGACACGACGATCAAGTTGTGGGATGTGTCGGACTTGCAGAGCGTCAAGCTGATCGCCACTCTCAGAGGCCACACGCGGGAAACCGTCAACGTGGCCTTCAGCCCGAACAGCCAACTGCTGGCCGCCGCCAGCGAAGACCAGACCGTGACTCTGTGGGACGCGGCGGCCCCGACCGACGACGACCGGCCCCGCAAACGGCTGGCCGGCCACACCTCGTTCGCGCGCGCGGTGGCCTTCAGCCCCGATGGCAAAATTCTGGCCTCGGGCAGTTCCGATGCCAACATTATTCTATGGGATGTGGAAAGCGGCGAGCGGATTGGCCCGCCCCTCGTCAGCCACACCGACTGGGTGCGCGGCATTTCCTTCAGCCCCGACGGGACAAAGCTGGTTTCGGGCAGCAGCGACTCCAAAGTGATCCTGTGGGATGTGAGCCTGGCTTCGTGGCAGAAGCGGGCCTGCGACATCGTGGCCCGCAACCTGACGCAGGAAGAGTGGAAGCACTACGTCCCGAATCGGCCTTACGAGCAAACCTGCGCGGATTACCCGCCGGGTCAATAAAAACGGGGCGGCTGAGTTGATCAGCCGCTCCGTTTTGAACCGCGAAGGCGCAAAGATCGCAAAGAAATCTCTTTTTTCTCTTTGCGCCCTTTGCGCCTACACGCTGGCCTTGCCCGACGCGCCGGGCAGGACGTAAAGGATGATGGCCTCGGCCAGCGTCACCACCTTCTTCGTCTTCGGGTCCAGCCCGCTGGCCGTGCCTTTGAAATACCAGGCGTAGCCTTTGGTCACTGTGTAAGCCGTATACTTGCGATCGGCGATGCCGGGAAACGTATTCTTCGCCAGCGTCAGAGCCGAGTCGGCGTTGAGCGTGCCGGTGTTGCTCACCGCCAACGAGTACACGCCCAGGCTCGACCCCTGCACGTCCACATTCACGTCGCCCGAAATCGTGCCACTGCCATAACTGAGCGAAGCCGCGCCGTTGCTCAGCACCGCGCCGTAAGACTTCACCGCCAGCTTGGCCGTTGCGCTCTGAGCCGCGCCACCTGATGTCGTCTGTGTCAGCAGTTTGTTCACATCGCCGGTCAACCCGCCCGCTTTTTTCACGGTGACGTTGATGCCCAACACTGTAGAGGCATAAGAAGTGATCGCCTTTGAAGCGTCGCCGGATGAAACAGTGGCCGGCGGCGTGACGGTGGCCTTGATGGCCGACACGGTTCCGGCTTTGGTGGCCGCCGCGGCGGCAGTGGCCGCGATCTTAGTGGAAGCCGCCCCGGCGGTGGCGGCCACGTTTGACCCGCCCGCGCCGCGCGTGGGCAGGGTAGGCAAGGCAGCGGCCATGTTCGCCGAAGCCTGAGGCGCGGCGGCGGCTAACGCCACCGCGCAGGTCAGAGTCAAAACGAGAATTTGCAGGAAGAGTTTTTTGGACATTCAACATACTCCAGGTTAAGTTTCGGGACAGTGTATACCAAAACCGGGGCAGGTTGGGTGAAAATAACGTAAAATGAACCACCTCTGAGCTCGTCATGCTAAAATAACTTCAATGATCGTCTTCCGATGGAGTAGTATCCAATGGCTGCAAAACCTAAACGAGTCAAAGAAGCAAAAGCGCCCTATCGCGCAAAACGCAAATCCCCTGCTAAGTCACACTCGACAAGAGTGAATCTTCGTTGGGCTGATGTCGAAAGCGCAACCGGGCCTATCATCCTCGAACGAAACGGTCGGCCTGTGGCCGTGGTCGTCAAATACGCTAATTGGGTTGGAACCACTGCGCCCGACGCTATCACCAATGCTAGCGAGAAAGCTGACTGGCGAGCGCGCATTTTGAGCTATGCTGGAATGTGGCTGGATTTGCCAACCGAAACGTGGGCGGCACTGAAGGGCGAAATTGAGCGGCGCGCGGAATTTTTCGCCGAGAGAGGCACGAATTGGTAGATAAGCGATTACTCGACACTGATATTTTGATCGAGTTCTTTCGGAAGAATTCTGTGGTGGTGAACCATGCGGCAGATTACTTGGCTGATCACCCTCGGTTGAGCATTTCCATCATCACCTATTATGAAGTCTTGCGTGGCTTGAGGTATGTAAACGTAGAAAGCCAGCTACGTCTCTTTGAAAACTTTGCCACCGATGCACCCTCGTCACAAATAACTCGACTCATTTCGCTCGCATACCTGGGTTACAAATCGAAAACTGGACTGTTTGATTACCTCTCCTGCACCACCACCACCACCCTCTCACTCTCCGTCACATTCCCTGCCGCGTCCACCGCCCGAACATAAATCGAATGTTGCCCGGTTCCTCCTAACTTCCAGCGTGAAGTGAAGGGGGCGACGGTGGTCGTATCCAACTTCGCCCCATCCACAAAAACTTCGACGTAAGCCAGAGACAGGTTGTCTTGCGCCTCTGGCTGGATGACGACCGCTTCATCCGAGCCGAGGGCAAAGAGTTGGCCCTCGGTGGGTGTCACCAGCGTCACCGTCGGCGGGGTGTTGTCCACCGTCACCTGCACTGTATAGTTGACGAAGGTCTGGTCGTTCTTCACCACCAGCAGTTGCACCGAATAGAGTCCGTTCAACCCGGTCGTGTCCCAGGGTTGTAGATCGCCGTTCTCGATCTGTTCGCCCCGGTCGCCGCCGATCTGAGTCCACTGCGTGGGGTTCAGCCCCGGCCCGAACTGGACGCGAAAGAACGAGAAGTTTTCGCTCTTCACCGTGCCGGTGATCGGCGCCGCGCCGTGAATGTACGAGAACGGCTGCAAGGA
This window encodes:
- a CDS encoding energy-coupling factor transporter transmembrane protein EcfT gives rise to the protein MFASFTYLPGHSFIHRLDPRTKLLAFILIMLGTIVVDDVRVLAALLAISLLYYAFANLSLRSTWKAWAVVLFFSVVLIGLFSTTLFGRPPSYVTTSHPWFSFPAVSLPFVGTVQRTITWELVFFGIARVLRPLIIMATILPFTFTTSPYLYGVAFRKLGLSDGVSFALDLSLRYVPTIARDFFITVDAQRARGYELEVKGGGVFNMIRRAAPLIVPVTINAIAGGEDVVEAMELRAFGVGQRTWADAGSLRYTRADYFILGAGLVILITLILLTRFTSYGPYWFPVNWFE
- a CDS encoding SUMF1/EgtB/PvdO family nonheme iron enzyme, with translation MDHYAILDVPHNASPEQIKASYRILVQLFHPDRLQHVSPAVRQYAEERLKKINTAYSVLSNAEKRAKYDAENGASPASAGRQGKSARTAQRERGPEPAYSYYTRPNDDVEDWLRQESEWREFQEAEARQHRAKREEEQKRKEAEERAKRAAAANFPRVRPQENSLVLQFAPGLWTTLVRVPAGEFIMGSDPAHDTSAREDELPQHAVYLAEYYIGKYPITNAQYQVFMEATHPRKLGETHRWQSPPGKENHPVVSVTWDEAAAFCMWLSQETGYIFRLPTEAEWEKAARGTDGRTFPWGEGWDFNRANALEMRPSATPVGQFSPDGDSPYGAADMSGNVWEWCADRYNGKEYQSRKRRVVKNPHGPEDGEGCVVRGGAFDTSARHIRCAHRNWHYPFKRHHDVGFRIVA